A stretch of Mycobacterium sp. ITM-2016-00316 DNA encodes these proteins:
- a CDS encoding TauD/TfdA family dioxygenase gives MTTATEALQTRAIKERIGSEVRADKDTLLSGEYAGEIRELLEQRGVLVLPQIGFSDEEQIAFTETLGTFAPEARGEKLYKVSLDTEVNKQADYLKGSLYWHLDGTMNEVPILASLLQSVALGNPDEGDTEFCNTYAAYDDLPDEDKAEIADLRVMHSAWNTLFYYNPEPSVKTLKQMMAIGDRELPLVWTHKSGRKSLVLGATARHITDIDYTRSAELLVRLRDWATQPQFTYRHKWTVGDLVIWDNTGTMHRATPYDPSSGRLLQRTKLEGEEPFA, from the coding sequence ATGACGACCGCCACTGAGGCATTGCAGACACGGGCTATCAAGGAGCGCATCGGATCGGAGGTGCGCGCCGACAAAGACACCTTGCTGTCAGGAGAATACGCCGGTGAGATCCGGGAGCTGCTGGAGCAGCGGGGAGTGCTGGTCCTCCCGCAGATCGGATTCAGCGATGAGGAGCAGATCGCCTTCACCGAGACGCTCGGTACCTTCGCCCCCGAGGCTCGCGGTGAGAAGCTGTACAAGGTGTCGTTGGACACCGAAGTCAACAAGCAGGCGGATTATCTGAAGGGGTCGCTGTACTGGCACCTGGACGGCACCATGAACGAGGTGCCGATCCTCGCCTCGCTGCTGCAGAGCGTGGCGCTGGGGAACCCGGATGAAGGCGACACCGAATTCTGCAACACCTACGCCGCCTATGACGACCTGCCCGATGAGGACAAGGCCGAGATCGCGGATCTGCGGGTGATGCACTCGGCGTGGAACACGTTGTTCTACTACAACCCAGAGCCTTCGGTGAAGACCCTCAAGCAGATGATGGCCATCGGTGACCGGGAGCTGCCGTTGGTGTGGACCCACAAATCGGGTCGCAAGTCGCTGGTGCTGGGGGCGACCGCGCGCCACATCACCGACATCGACTACACCCGGAGTGCGGAACTGCTGGTGCGCCTGCGCGATTGGGCGACCCAACCGCAGTTCACCTACCGGCACAAGTGGACCGTCGGGGACCTGGTGATCTGGGACAACACCGGCACCATGCACCGGGCCACACCGTATGATCCCAGCTCGGGGCGGCTGTTGCAGCGCACCAAGCTCGAGGGCGAGGAACCGTTCGCTTGA
- a CDS encoding aromatic ring-hydroxylating dioxygenase subunit alpha produces MTHTESDLDAAIEIDAEPDDSTGEIAEDLSTAMTIPVDAYISPEYARNERDRLWRKVWQQVGRVEEIPEVGSYLTYDILDDSIIVVRTGADTFAAHHNVCMHRGRKLIDNPEGAKNATGRARKSFVCGFHGWTYGLDGACTHIREQDDWQGKLTPGTTHLAPVQVDTWGGWLFVNMDPHCESLVDYLHPAAKILDPFGLENMRYKWRKWLHFDCNWKVAMEAFNETYHVFTTHPEFNKFGEFKGWAKAQGKHSNIGYDAPKGMDETKSKIRLGTGDPRISTAEMQVYTMEETNATTTKTLVNAAKRLVDELPEGTPADQVLQHWLASARRDDEARGVIWPTIPPDILGQSGTAWQIFPNFQVGQGLTSALCYSARPDPSYDPNKCIFEVAVFELYPKGEEPATEWAYTPKDSPNWLSVLPQDFSNMAAVQQGMKSAGFPGTLPNPYRERSTVNLHLQLSKYMGSGEPQDI; encoded by the coding sequence ATGACCCACACCGAATCCGATCTCGACGCCGCGATCGAGATCGACGCCGAACCCGACGATTCCACGGGTGAGATCGCCGAGGATCTGTCGACGGCGATGACCATCCCGGTCGATGCCTATATCTCTCCGGAGTATGCGCGCAACGAACGAGACAGGTTGTGGCGCAAAGTCTGGCAGCAGGTCGGACGGGTCGAGGAGATCCCCGAGGTGGGTAGCTACCTGACCTACGACATCCTCGACGACTCGATCATCGTGGTGCGCACCGGAGCGGACACTTTTGCCGCCCACCACAACGTCTGCATGCACCGCGGTCGCAAACTGATCGACAACCCCGAGGGCGCCAAGAACGCGACCGGCCGCGCACGCAAGTCCTTCGTCTGCGGTTTCCACGGCTGGACCTACGGTCTGGACGGTGCCTGCACCCATATCCGTGAACAGGACGACTGGCAGGGCAAGCTCACCCCGGGCACCACTCATCTGGCCCCGGTGCAGGTGGACACCTGGGGTGGATGGCTTTTCGTCAACATGGACCCGCACTGCGAGTCCTTGGTCGATTACCTGCACCCGGCCGCGAAGATCCTCGACCCGTTCGGCCTGGAGAACATGCGCTACAAATGGCGCAAATGGCTGCACTTCGACTGCAACTGGAAAGTCGCGATGGAGGCCTTCAACGAGACCTACCACGTGTTCACCACCCATCCGGAATTCAACAAGTTCGGTGAATTCAAGGGCTGGGCCAAGGCGCAGGGCAAGCACAGCAACATCGGCTACGACGCCCCGAAGGGGATGGACGAGACCAAGTCCAAGATCCGCCTGGGCACCGGCGATCCGCGTATCTCCACCGCCGAGATGCAGGTCTACACCATGGAAGAGACCAACGCCACGACGACCAAGACTCTGGTCAACGCCGCCAAGCGACTCGTGGACGAACTGCCCGAAGGCACCCCGGCCGATCAGGTGCTGCAGCACTGGCTGGCCTCGGCCCGCCGTGACGACGAGGCCCGAGGCGTGATCTGGCCGACCATTCCGCCCGACATTCTCGGCCAGAGCGGCACCGCGTGGCAGATCTTCCCGAATTTCCAGGTGGGACAGGGCCTGACCAGTGCTTTGTGCTATTCCGCACGCCCCGACCCGAGCTATGACCCGAACAAGTGCATCTTCGAGGTCGCGGTGTTCGAGCTGTATCCCAAGGGCGAAGAGCCCGCGACGGAGTGGGCCTACACCCCCAAGGATTCACCGAACTGGCTGTCGGTGCTACCGCAGGACTTCTCCAATATGGCTGCGGTGCAACAGGGTATGAAGTCGGCGGGATTCCCCGGCACATTGCCCAATCCATACCGCGAGCGCAGCACCGTGAATCTGCATCTACAGCTGTCCAAGTACATGGGCAGCGGCGAACCTCAAGATATTTAG
- a CDS encoding GntR family transcriptional regulator, with the protein MTTEATEHRYLQVARTLRKEIVDGVYPVGSQLPTEHELCDRFAVSRYTVREALRRLRDDNLVSSRPRTGTLVVPRPSSSSYAQDVMSIDDLLAFAAGAQFEIDSHAMVTIDAELADRTGLGLGEQWLAVRGYRRDAATNTPICRTEYYINRAFAAVGRMLQRHSGPIFPLIEDLYGVSITEVHQEITAIALSAELADLLCIETGAPALQMQRSYTTSDGEVAQVTVNTHPAARYRHSMTMRRVKGRP; encoded by the coding sequence ATGACCACTGAAGCGACAGAACACCGCTATCTGCAGGTGGCGCGGACGCTGCGCAAGGAGATCGTGGACGGGGTCTACCCCGTCGGCTCCCAGCTGCCCACCGAGCACGAACTGTGCGATCGCTTCGCGGTCAGCCGGTACACCGTGCGCGAGGCGCTGCGCCGGCTGCGCGACGACAACCTGGTGTCCTCGCGTCCGCGGACCGGCACCCTGGTCGTACCGCGTCCGTCGTCGAGTTCCTATGCCCAGGACGTGATGTCGATCGATGACCTGCTGGCGTTCGCGGCGGGCGCACAGTTCGAGATCGACTCCCATGCGATGGTCACCATCGACGCCGAGCTGGCCGACCGCACCGGCTTGGGGCTCGGCGAGCAATGGCTGGCCGTGCGGGGATACCGGCGGGATGCCGCGACCAACACTCCGATCTGCCGCACCGAGTACTACATCAATCGGGCTTTCGCCGCCGTCGGCCGGATGCTGCAACGTCATTCGGGACCGATCTTCCCGCTGATCGAGGATCTCTACGGTGTCAGCATCACCGAGGTGCACCAGGAGATCACCGCGATCGCGCTTTCGGCCGAACTGGCCGACCTGCTGTGCATCGAGACGGGTGCCCCCGCCCTGCAGATGCAGCGCAGCTACACGACCTCCGATGGTGAGGTCGCTCAGGTCACCGTGAACACCCACCCGGCGGCCCGGTACCGCCATTCGATGACGATGCGCCGCGTCAAGGGCCGGCCGTGA
- a CDS encoding AMP-binding protein: MSTLADALRVAAQDTPDRVLIVDGDVDLTVAALHRQAGALATEMARRMPTGSVVSFMLPNWHEAAIVYLAATMAGMVVNPILPSLRDRELQFILTDADVRMIFIPGQFRGFDYAAMVSRVATTVSSPPEVVVVRGEHPGQTPLPELLAAPPADPVDLDSDAVRMIMYTSGTTGRPKGVLHSHVSLHALIRQLGEHWRIDEGDAFLVPSPIAHIGGSIYAFECPLLLGSVAVLMEKWDPDEAVTLMRTHRCTHTAGATPFLVGLLDAAERAGSRLPDLKVFVCGGASVPPSLIRKATGYFDKAIVTRVYGSTEVPVSTVGSPEDAERAADTDGHPGVADIRVVDGEIRVRGPQMLTGYLHEEDASEAFDDEGYFRTGDLGHLTEDGHLVVTGRAKDIIIRNGENISPKEVEDILIGHPGIAEIAVVGIPDSRTGERACAVIIPAAESTPGVQDLRDLLSAHGLATFKAPEQVAIWDALPKNDAGKVLKHQIRATLTKGLH; encoded by the coding sequence GTGAGCACACTCGCCGACGCGCTTCGCGTTGCGGCGCAGGACACTCCGGACCGGGTCCTCATCGTCGACGGCGACGTCGACCTGACGGTCGCCGCGTTGCACCGGCAGGCCGGGGCTCTGGCCACCGAGATGGCGCGACGGATGCCCACCGGCAGCGTGGTGTCCTTCATGCTGCCCAATTGGCACGAGGCCGCGATCGTCTATCTGGCCGCGACCATGGCGGGCATGGTGGTCAACCCGATCCTGCCGTCGCTGCGCGACCGCGAGCTGCAGTTCATCCTCACCGACGCCGACGTCCGAATGATCTTCATTCCCGGGCAGTTCCGAGGATTCGACTATGCCGCCATGGTGTCGCGGGTGGCGACCACCGTGTCCTCGCCACCGGAGGTCGTCGTGGTCCGCGGGGAACATCCGGGGCAGACACCGCTGCCGGAGCTTCTCGCCGCACCGCCCGCCGATCCCGTGGACCTGGACTCCGACGCGGTGCGGATGATCATGTACACCTCCGGCACCACCGGGCGACCCAAGGGGGTTCTGCACAGCCATGTTTCGCTCCATGCCCTGATACGCCAGCTCGGTGAGCACTGGCGCATTGACGAGGGTGACGCCTTCCTGGTGCCCTCCCCCATCGCCCATATCGGCGGTTCGATCTACGCCTTCGAGTGTCCGCTGCTGCTCGGATCGGTCGCCGTCCTCATGGAGAAGTGGGATCCCGACGAGGCCGTGACCCTGATGCGCACCCACCGCTGCACCCACACGGCCGGCGCCACACCGTTTCTGGTCGGGCTGCTCGATGCGGCCGAACGCGCCGGCAGCCGGTTGCCCGATCTCAAAGTGTTCGTCTGTGGAGGCGCGTCGGTGCCGCCCTCGCTCATCCGCAAGGCCACCGGGTATTTCGACAAGGCGATCGTCACCCGGGTGTACGGCTCCACCGAGGTCCCGGTGTCCACCGTCGGCTCGCCGGAGGACGCGGAGCGCGCGGCGGACACCGACGGCCACCCCGGGGTCGCCGACATCAGGGTCGTCGACGGCGAGATCAGGGTTCGCGGACCCCAGATGCTCACGGGCTACCTGCACGAGGAGGACGCCTCGGAGGCCTTTGATGACGAAGGCTACTTCCGCACCGGCGATCTCGGCCACCTCACCGAGGACGGCCACCTGGTGGTGACCGGACGCGCCAAGGACATCATCATCCGCAACGGCGAGAACATTTCCCCGAAGGAAGTCGAGGACATCCTGATCGGGCATCCCGGTATCGCCGAGATCGCCGTCGTGGGGATTCCGGACTCCCGCACCGGTGAGCGGGCCTGCGCGGTGATCATTCCCGCGGCAGAGAGCACGCCCGGGGTTCAGGATCTGCGGGATCTGCTGAGCGCGCACGGCCTGGCCACGTTCAAGGCCCCCGAGCAGGTGGCCATCTGGGATGCACTGCCCAAGAACGACGCCGGGAAAGTCCTCAAACACCAGATCCGAGCGACGCTGACGAAAGGGCTCCACTGA
- a CDS encoding SMP-30/gluconolactonase/LRE family protein → MSTPQAGRYPAASSPEAATGWTLTRLTQPSRLFGANGLRTGPDGRLYIAQVTGSQISALDVTTGEIETISAKGGDIIAPDDLAFGADGSLFATEVMDGRVSARDASGTTRVLRDDLPSANGITTHQGRLFVNECRDGGRLVEMDLDGGEPRLILADLPSPNAMEFGPDGLLYFPVMNANQIWRVHPDGGDAEVVAGDLGVPDSVKFDADGSIVSTQVASGQVLRIDPRTGAQTVLATLTPGLDNCAFVDGRLFVSHFTGAITEILGGGDTRALLPGGLNWPLDITVGADGVLYIADGTYLYSLGDGGALQTVGMLFSPGYPGFVRGLTPAGPGEFVVTTSGGQVARYRPADNETDYLADGLDQLYGVTLLPDGTAVVAEQGTGRVLAITDNGIQVLAADLDTPVGVTTDADGSMLVSVNSAVLRVTASGTDTVVDGLITPQGILVRDGLLYIVDAGSKAVIAVELATGARHTIAAGLPVGAPPGVSVKPLRGMPPFSGPQGPFAGIAAGPDGTLYVSADGEGSVYALRKW, encoded by the coding sequence ATGAGCACCCCGCAGGCCGGCCGGTACCCGGCCGCGTCGTCACCGGAAGCCGCCACCGGCTGGACCCTCACCCGCCTCACCCAGCCCAGCCGGCTGTTCGGCGCCAACGGCCTGCGCACCGGCCCCGACGGCCGGCTCTACATCGCGCAGGTGACCGGCAGCCAGATCAGCGCGCTGGACGTGACCACCGGCGAGATCGAGACGATCAGCGCCAAGGGCGGCGACATCATCGCCCCCGACGATCTGGCCTTCGGAGCCGACGGCAGCCTCTTCGCCACCGAGGTGATGGACGGCCGGGTCAGCGCGCGCGATGCGTCCGGGACCACCCGGGTGCTACGCGACGATCTGCCCTCGGCCAACGGCATCACCACCCATCAGGGCCGGCTGTTCGTCAACGAGTGCCGCGACGGCGGCCGCCTGGTCGAGATGGACCTCGACGGCGGCGAGCCGCGGCTGATCCTGGCCGACCTACCCTCCCCCAATGCCATGGAATTTGGACCGGACGGGCTGTTGTACTTCCCGGTGATGAACGCCAATCAGATCTGGCGGGTGCACCCCGATGGCGGGGACGCCGAAGTGGTCGCCGGCGACCTCGGGGTGCCGGATTCGGTCAAGTTCGACGCCGACGGCAGCATCGTTTCCACCCAGGTCGCCAGCGGTCAGGTGCTGCGCATCGATCCGCGCACCGGCGCCCAGACCGTGCTGGCCACCCTGACACCGGGGCTGGACAACTGCGCGTTCGTCGACGGGCGGCTGTTCGTCTCTCACTTCACCGGCGCCATCACCGAGATCCTCGGCGGCGGAGACACCCGCGCGCTGCTGCCGGGCGGGCTGAACTGGCCGCTGGACATCACCGTCGGCGCCGACGGCGTGCTCTACATCGCCGACGGCACCTATCTCTACAGTCTGGGTGACGGAGGCGCACTGCAGACGGTGGGCATGTTGTTCAGCCCCGGCTACCCGGGATTCGTCCGCGGGCTGACCCCGGCGGGCCCCGGCGAGTTCGTGGTCACCACCTCCGGCGGGCAGGTGGCCCGCTACCGACCCGCCGACAACGAAACCGACTATCTGGCAGACGGTTTGGATCAGCTCTACGGGGTAACCCTGCTGCCCGACGGCACCGCGGTCGTCGCCGAACAGGGCACCGGGCGAGTGCTCGCCATCACCGACAACGGCATCCAGGTGCTGGCCGCCGATCTGGACACCCCGGTCGGGGTGACCACCGACGCCGATGGCAGCATGCTGGTCTCGGTGAACTCCGCGGTGCTGCGGGTGACGGCATCAGGTACCGACACCGTCGTCGACGGGCTGATCACCCCGCAGGGCATCCTGGTGCGCGACGGCCTGCTCTACATCGTGGACGCCGGCAGCAAGGCGGTCATCGCAGTCGAGTTGGCCACCGGAGCCCGCCACACCATCGCCGCCGGGCTGCCGGTCGGCGCGCCACCCGGGGTGAGCGTCAAGCCGCTGCGCGGCATGCCACCGTTCTCCGGACCGCAGGGCCCGTTCGCCGGTATCGCCGCCGGACCCGATGGCACGCTGTATGTTTCGGCCGACGGCGAGGGAAGCGTGTACGCGCTGCGGAAGTGGTGA
- a CDS encoding LLM class flavin-dependent oxidoreductase — protein MKVNLGTGAQNSQDWERVMAGDFSSPPATPDYTCVQAALALGDLAEPLGYDGIWFPEHQGTPYGMTPNPIQALTYFAGRTERVSLGTFVAVAPWWNPVRLAHQIAYLDIVSNGRYNTIGIGRGVSKSEFDAVGVPREQSRQRFNETLDILELAFSGERFSYDGEIFKFPEMSLRPEPLSKDLFSRIFSSSSTAESLEILSRRGMVPLFVGNKPIWDAGEEVRKVNTFRAEEGFEPCQPKNVMFMYVTEKEDDTLAALTEQWIWTANRDVNVHYGFADASNFKGVSGYEAYAAREATATAVLASSVTGDQKKGGPPGYHASNLLIGTPEVVFEKLKAAQEACSFSEVTIVPQFGTMPYEDAFESTKLFAKEVLPAVHELAAPLHPAALPENATV, from the coding sequence ATGAAGGTCAATCTCGGTACCGGTGCGCAGAACTCGCAGGACTGGGAACGGGTCATGGCGGGCGATTTCAGCAGCCCGCCCGCGACGCCGGACTACACGTGTGTGCAAGCCGCGCTGGCATTGGGTGACCTGGCCGAGCCGCTCGGTTACGACGGCATCTGGTTCCCCGAGCATCAGGGCACTCCGTACGGCATGACGCCCAACCCGATTCAGGCGCTCACCTACTTCGCGGGCCGCACCGAGCGGGTCAGCCTGGGCACCTTCGTCGCCGTCGCGCCGTGGTGGAACCCGGTGCGGCTGGCCCACCAGATCGCCTACCTCGACATCGTCTCCAATGGCCGCTACAACACCATCGGCATCGGCCGCGGGGTGTCCAAGAGCGAGTTCGACGCCGTCGGTGTACCCCGCGAGCAGAGCAGACAACGGTTCAACGAGACGCTGGACATCCTCGAACTGGCATTCTCCGGCGAGCGGTTCTCCTACGACGGTGAGATCTTCAAGTTCCCGGAGATGTCGCTGCGCCCCGAGCCGCTCAGCAAGGATCTGTTCTCCCGCATCTTCAGCTCGTCTTCGACCGCCGAATCGTTGGAGATCCTGTCCCGGCGCGGCATGGTGCCGCTGTTCGTCGGCAACAAGCCCATCTGGGATGCCGGCGAGGAGGTCCGCAAGGTCAACACCTTCCGCGCGGAGGAGGGCTTCGAGCCCTGTCAGCCCAAGAACGTGATGTTCATGTACGTCACGGAGAAGGAGGACGACACCCTCGCCGCACTCACCGAGCAGTGGATCTGGACCGCCAATCGCGACGTCAACGTCCACTACGGCTTCGCCGACGCGTCGAACTTCAAGGGCGTCAGCGGCTATGAGGCCTACGCGGCCCGCGAGGCGACCGCCACCGCGGTGCTCGCCTCCTCGGTCACCGGCGACCAGAAGAAGGGCGGCCCGCCCGGGTACCACGCCTCCAACCTGCTCATCGGCACCCCCGAGGTGGTCTTCGAGAAGCTCAAGGCCGCCCAGGAGGCGTGCTCGTTCTCCGAGGTGACCATCGTCCCGCAGTTCGGCACCATGCCCTACGAGGACGCCTTCGAGAGCACCAAGCTGTTCGCCAAGGAGGTGCTGCCGGCCGTACACGAACTCGCAGCCCCGCTGCATCCCGCCGCCCTGCCGGAGAACGCCACCGTATGA
- a CDS encoding NAD(P)/FAD-dependent oxidoreductase has protein sequence MTDQQTCGPTDTPTDIDIPAIREKYAAERAKRLRSEGADQYLELEGDFAEFYEVDPYTTVTERDAVTEDVDVVILGGGFAGLLAGAHLKKAGVEGIRVIEMAGDFGGVWYWNRFPGIQCDNDAYCYVPLLEELGFMPSKKFADGAEIFQHCRNIGKHFGLYDGALFSTQVRDLRWEDSTQRWQISTDRGDDIRARFVVMAQGSYNRPKLPGIPGIKDYEGHVFHSARWDYDYTGGDADGGLGKLADKRVALVGTGATGIQLVPHLGRDAKELFVFQRTPSSVDARSNPPTDPEWAASLQPGWQAERKRNFHNWSPFVGVVFGEPDLVCDFWTELGRNLTARIAASEDPASVTIEQIMAFREEEDYKIMERLRRRVAEIVEDPETAEALKPYYRFMCKRPTSSEQYLASFNRPNVTLVDVSASKGVERLTANGIVADGVEYEVDCVIFASGFEISTEISRRFAIDSIVGRDGLSLFDYWQNDYKTLHGMTTRGFPNQFFMGFIQGGVSANTTAMFEQQAEHIAYIIAEAQNRGARTVEPSQQGQDAWVATVRELSIDNSAFELSCTPGYYNNEGRGGAERNGSFLGDFYSPGFYAFDDLIAQWRAAGDLDGLELTP, from the coding sequence ATGACCGACCAGCAGACCTGCGGGCCGACCGACACCCCGACCGATATCGACATCCCGGCGATCCGGGAGAAGTACGCCGCCGAGCGGGCGAAGCGGTTGCGCTCCGAGGGCGCCGATCAATACCTGGAACTGGAAGGCGATTTCGCCGAATTCTACGAGGTCGACCCGTACACGACGGTCACCGAACGGGACGCCGTCACCGAAGACGTCGACGTGGTGATCCTCGGCGGTGGCTTCGCCGGGCTGCTGGCCGGGGCCCACCTGAAGAAGGCCGGCGTCGAGGGTATCCGCGTCATCGAGATGGCCGGCGATTTCGGCGGTGTCTGGTACTGGAACCGTTTCCCGGGCATCCAGTGCGACAACGACGCCTACTGCTACGTCCCGCTGCTCGAGGAACTCGGCTTCATGCCGTCGAAGAAGTTCGCCGACGGCGCCGAAATCTTCCAGCACTGCCGCAACATCGGCAAGCACTTCGGGTTGTACGACGGCGCGCTGTTCTCGACGCAGGTACGCGATCTGCGCTGGGAGGATTCCACCCAGCGCTGGCAGATCAGCACCGATCGCGGCGACGATATCCGGGCCCGGTTCGTGGTGATGGCGCAGGGGTCCTACAACCGTCCGAAACTGCCCGGAATCCCCGGGATCAAGGACTATGAGGGGCACGTGTTCCATTCCGCCCGCTGGGATTACGACTACACCGGCGGTGACGCCGACGGCGGGTTGGGCAAGCTGGCCGACAAACGTGTCGCGCTGGTGGGCACCGGTGCGACCGGCATCCAGCTGGTGCCGCATCTGGGTCGGGACGCCAAGGAGCTCTTCGTGTTCCAGCGGACACCGTCCTCGGTCGATGCGCGGTCCAATCCGCCCACCGATCCGGAGTGGGCGGCGTCCCTGCAACCGGGCTGGCAGGCGGAGCGCAAGCGCAACTTCCACAACTGGTCACCGTTCGTCGGCGTGGTGTTCGGTGAACCGGATCTGGTCTGCGACTTCTGGACCGAGCTCGGACGCAACCTGACGGCCCGGATCGCGGCCAGCGAGGATCCCGCGTCGGTGACCATCGAACAGATCATGGCGTTCCGGGAGGAAGAGGACTACAAGATCATGGAGCGGCTGCGCCGCCGGGTCGCCGAGATCGTCGAGGATCCCGAGACTGCCGAGGCGCTGAAGCCGTACTACCGCTTCATGTGCAAGCGGCCGACCTCCAGTGAGCAGTACCTGGCGTCCTTCAACCGGCCGAATGTGACACTCGTCGACGTGTCGGCCTCCAAGGGCGTGGAACGGCTGACCGCCAACGGCATCGTCGCCGACGGTGTCGAATACGAGGTCGACTGCGTGATCTTCGCCAGCGGTTTCGAGATCTCCACCGAGATCAGTCGGCGTTTCGCGATCGACAGCATCGTCGGCCGGGATGGGTTGTCGCTCTTCGACTATTGGCAGAACGACTACAAGACGCTGCACGGGATGACCACCCGCGGGTTCCCGAACCAGTTCTTCATGGGCTTCATCCAGGGCGGCGTGTCGGCCAACACCACCGCGATGTTCGAGCAGCAGGCCGAGCACATCGCTTACATCATTGCCGAAGCTCAGAACCGCGGCGCCAGGACGGTCGAACCCAGCCAGCAGGGCCAGGATGCCTGGGTCGCCACGGTTCGCGAACTGTCGATCGACAACTCGGCATTCGAATTATCTTGCACGCCGGGATATTACAACAACGAGGGCCGCGGTGGCGCGGAGCGCAACGGCTCCTTCCTCGGTGACTTCTACTCGCCGGGTTTCTACGCCTTCGACGACCTGATCGCGCAATGGCGGGCCGCGGGCGACCTCGACGGACTGGAGCTCACCCCATGA
- a CDS encoding SDR family NAD(P)-dependent oxidoreductase: MTDLLSLDGRIVVVSGAGGGGIGTTVTRLAAEAGATVIAVSRSKDNLDTHVTPLADRGLPVIPVAADASTDEGIETVLDATRTADGTLYGLVNIAGGAAPGTWMPATRVSRSDWRELFTANLETMFFMSQAVAAEIRAAGHPGSIVSVSSISGMNSAPFHIAYGTAKAAIVAATRTLAVELAPHDIRVNAVAPGVTETAASATYVDADPDRDQRAIAMGRRGTPEEQAGAILFLLSDLSGYVTGQTLLVDGGLNLRWTHLGADNTSLFLKDQNFREAISRI; encoded by the coding sequence ATGACTGATCTCCTGAGCCTGGATGGCCGCATTGTGGTGGTCTCCGGCGCCGGTGGTGGTGGAATCGGCACCACCGTGACTCGACTGGCGGCCGAGGCCGGAGCGACGGTGATCGCGGTGAGCCGCTCCAAGGACAATCTCGACACCCACGTCACCCCGCTGGCCGACCGCGGCCTGCCGGTGATCCCGGTGGCCGCCGACGCCTCGACCGATGAAGGCATCGAGACGGTGCTGGACGCGACGCGCACGGCCGACGGCACGCTCTACGGTCTGGTGAACATCGCCGGCGGTGCCGCACCGGGAACCTGGATGCCGGCCACCCGAGTCTCCCGCTCGGACTGGCGTGAGCTGTTCACCGCGAACCTGGAGACCATGTTCTTCATGAGCCAGGCGGTGGCCGCCGAGATCCGCGCCGCCGGTCACCCCGGCTCCATCGTGTCGGTGTCCTCGATCAGCGGGATGAACAGCGCACCGTTCCACATCGCGTACGGCACTGCGAAGGCCGCGATCGTGGCCGCCACCCGAACCTTGGCCGTCGAGCTGGCCCCCCACGACATCCGTGTCAATGCGGTGGCGCCCGGGGTCACCGAGACCGCGGCATCGGCCACCTACGTCGACGCGGACCCGGACCGCGATCAGCGGGCCATTGCCATGGGCCGCCGGGGCACCCCCGAGGAACAGGCCGGGGCGATCCTGTTCCTGCTGTCGGATCTTTCTGGCTATGTCACCGGGCAGACGCTGCTGGTCGACGGTGGACTCAATCTGCGGTGGACGCATCTGGGAGCAGACAACACGTCGTTGTTCTTGAAAGACCAGAACTTCCGCGAAGCGATCAGCCGGATCTGA